A DNA window from Gammaproteobacteria bacterium contains the following coding sequences:
- a CDS encoding type II toxin-antitoxin system RelE/ParE family toxin, translating into MRLRFTPEAATRIRKLHPEIKRRVRDGMRQLQNDPLLGHALQFDLAGLRSHRLGGYRIIYRIGDEQDGLDILYVGPRRDVYENLRELLAEKRNKGF; encoded by the coding sequence GTGAGGCTTCGTTTTACGCCCGAAGCCGCTACGCGAATCCGCAAACTGCATCCTGAAATCAAGCGGCGCGTGCGCGACGGGATGCGACAATTGCAGAACGATCCGCTGCTGGGACACGCGCTACAATTCGATCTCGCCGGCCTTCGTTCCCATCGACTGGGAGGTTATCGAATCATCTACCGTATCGGCGATGAGCAAGACGGGCTCGACATCCTCTACGTTGGACCGCGCCGGGATGTTTATGAAAATCTGCGGGAGTTATTGGCCGAAAAACGAAACAAAGGATTTTAG